The following are encoded together in the Planococcus antarcticus DSM 14505 genome:
- a CDS encoding NAD(P)-binding protein, producing MTVIPIMIDLEGKKVIVVGGGRIAERRLDSLLDNGAGMIVISSSVTPEISRWAEEGKMIWKQKSFEPTDAEDAFMIIIATDDLAVNASARKAVPPHCLVNASAKAESGNIHFPAHFKRGKLSIAVSTNGASPMLAKKIKHELKNQFDEHYEQYLEFLFNARQLLKQIQLSWMNHSYRAWPSSRHFANCDCS from the coding sequence ATGACGGTGATTCCCATTATGATCGATTTGGAAGGCAAAAAAGTGATTGTTGTAGGTGGTGGGCGCATCGCCGAACGGAGGTTAGACAGTTTGCTTGATAACGGAGCGGGGATGATCGTAATCAGTTCCTCTGTAACACCGGAAATAAGTCGATGGGCTGAAGAAGGAAAAATGATTTGGAAGCAAAAAAGCTTCGAGCCAACAGATGCCGAAGATGCTTTCATGATAATCATCGCTACCGACGACCTAGCCGTCAATGCTTCTGCACGAAAAGCCGTTCCTCCACATTGCTTAGTGAATGCTTCTGCTAAAGCAGAGTCCGGCAATATCCATTTTCCTGCTCATTTCAAGAGGGGTAAATTGAGCATCGCGGTTTCAACGAACGGCGCAAGCCCGATGCTCGCAAAAAAAATCAAACACGAGCTGAAAAACCAGTTTGACGAACACTATGAACAATACTTGGAATTTCTTTTCAACGCCAGACAGCTTTTGAAGCAAATCCAGCTTTCCTGGATGAATCATTCTTACAGAGCGTGGCCCAGCAGCAGACACTTCGCGAATTGCGACTGCTCGTAA
- a CDS encoding threonine synthase: MKYSYISHLYCPKCEAVYDTKQQHQLCICGSPLLVDYLWDELKAELKRDEVAKRQPDLWRYHELLPVENEKNVVSQGEGMTPLIAMPTLGADMDVTNLYMKDEGLIPTGTFKARGAAVGVSKAKEVGVKEFAMPTNGNAGAAWALYGAKAGIQSTIVMPQDAPKITRNEVALSGANLYLVNGLISDAGKIVGQAVKDFGLYDVSTLKEPYRIEGKKTMGLEIAEQMDWEMPDVILYPTGGGVGLIGIYKALNELKKLGWVEGDLPRLVAVQATGCAPIVKAWQENKNESEFWVNSSTQAFGINVPKALGDFLVLDAIYKTQGCAIAIDDQAMLAEQAKVARLEGSFICPEGAAVFAAIRQLQKEGWIKEGETVVALNTGAGIKYPDTVNIEVPTLEKGDSIEREQIAGN, translated from the coding sequence TTGAAATACAGTTATATTTCTCATCTATATTGCCCGAAATGCGAAGCTGTTTACGATACCAAGCAGCAGCATCAATTGTGTATTTGCGGTTCGCCTTTGTTGGTAGATTATCTTTGGGACGAGCTGAAGGCGGAACTGAAGCGGGATGAAGTGGCAAAAAGGCAGCCAGATTTATGGAGATACCATGAACTGCTGCCGGTGGAAAATGAAAAAAATGTTGTTTCTCAAGGAGAAGGCATGACGCCTCTAATTGCGATGCCGACATTAGGAGCAGACATGGATGTCACCAATCTTTATATGAAAGACGAAGGGCTTATTCCAACCGGTACGTTTAAGGCGAGAGGAGCGGCAGTAGGAGTTTCGAAAGCCAAGGAAGTGGGCGTCAAAGAGTTTGCGATGCCGACAAATGGCAATGCAGGTGCTGCCTGGGCACTTTACGGTGCTAAAGCCGGCATCCAATCGACAATCGTCATGCCACAAGATGCACCGAAAATCACCCGCAACGAAGTGGCGTTGTCAGGTGCCAATTTGTATTTGGTGAATGGGCTGATCAGCGATGCCGGGAAGATTGTCGGACAAGCCGTAAAGGATTTCGGTCTGTACGATGTATCGACATTAAAAGAGCCTTACCGCATCGAAGGCAAGAAAACGATGGGGCTAGAGATCGCTGAGCAGATGGACTGGGAAATGCCGGACGTCATTCTCTATCCGACAGGCGGCGGTGTCGGATTGATCGGCATCTATAAAGCCCTCAATGAATTGAAGAAGCTCGGCTGGGTTGAAGGCGATTTGCCGCGCCTTGTAGCCGTTCAAGCAACCGGCTGTGCGCCGATCGTCAAAGCTTGGCAAGAGAACAAGAACGAGTCCGAATTCTGGGTAAATTCAAGTACGCAAGCTTTTGGCATCAATGTTCCAAAAGCTTTAGGCGATTTTCTGGTGCTGGACGCTATTTACAAAACACAGGGCTGTGCCATCGCGATTGACGACCAGGCCATGCTTGCCGAGCAGGCAAAAGTCGCTCGCCTGGAAGGATCTTTTATTTGTCCGGAAGGGGCCGCTGTATTTGCAGCAATCCGCCAACTCCAAAAAGAAGGATGGATTAAAGAAGGAGAAACCGTTGTGGCGCTGAACACAGGGGCAGGCATCAAATATCCGGACACGGTGAACATTGAGGTTCCTACATTGGAAAAAGGCGATTCGATTGAGAGAGAGCAGATAGCTGGAAATTGA
- a CDS encoding MFS transporter: MGAGKWKALVWIALAELFALSLWFSESVTGPELRELWSLTTRTEAWLSASVPVGFIIGTLISVYFGISDRFNARKVFALAALAGAMVNGLLTVTDSAAIGIILRILTGVTLAGVYPTAVQLLSQWFPAKRGLALGILIAALTLGSSLPHFISIFFSSVDWKLVIFVSSLLALAAAGIMNWVVVDAPATQQRMVFSFKLMKQVLVNKPVILANYGYFGHMWELCAMWTWLPVFLAASFASYSSQVSPTMIAFASFVSIGVAGAVGCVLGGLVADKVGRSRLTIISLVVSASCSVVIGFTFGQALWLTLTVSVIWGMFVISDFAQFSAAVTEFAELPYVGTALTFQMCIGFLITIFSINLIPVVQSIIGWKWVFALLSIGPVFGIISMMKFRTYEIEADSK; the protein is encoded by the coding sequence ATTGGGGCGGGAAAATGGAAGGCTTTAGTATGGATTGCGCTAGCGGAGCTATTTGCGTTGAGTTTATGGTTTAGTGAAAGCGTAACGGGACCGGAATTGAGGGAGCTCTGGAGTCTCACCACGCGGACGGAAGCCTGGTTATCGGCATCTGTCCCGGTCGGTTTTATCATCGGCACATTAATCAGCGTCTATTTCGGTATTTCAGATCGCTTTAATGCACGAAAAGTTTTTGCGCTTGCTGCATTGGCGGGAGCGATGGTCAATGGACTGTTGACCGTTACTGACAGTGCCGCAATCGGAATCATCTTGCGGATATTGACAGGTGTGACACTAGCAGGCGTTTATCCAACAGCCGTTCAATTACTGTCCCAATGGTTCCCGGCGAAAAGAGGGTTGGCGCTTGGCATTTTGATCGCGGCGTTGACTTTGGGCTCGTCCTTGCCTCATTTCATCAGCATCTTTTTTTCTTCTGTCGACTGGAAATTGGTTATCTTCGTCAGCTCGCTACTGGCATTGGCTGCTGCCGGGATTATGAACTGGGTAGTAGTGGACGCACCAGCTACTCAACAACGAATGGTTTTTTCCTTTAAATTGATGAAACAAGTACTGGTCAATAAACCCGTCATTCTGGCGAACTATGGCTATTTTGGCCATATGTGGGAATTGTGTGCGATGTGGACATGGCTTCCTGTTTTTCTTGCTGCGAGTTTTGCCAGTTATTCTTCGCAAGTTAGTCCGACAATGATTGCTTTTGCCTCTTTTGTATCGATTGGAGTTGCCGGAGCGGTTGGCTGCGTTTTAGGGGGCCTAGTGGCAGATAAGGTGGGAAGGTCACGGCTAACCATTATTTCTCTCGTAGTCAGCGCCAGCTGTTCGGTTGTCATTGGCTTTACATTCGGACAGGCATTGTGGCTGACGCTAACGGTGTCAGTCATTTGGGGAATGTTCGTAATTTCCGATTTCGCCCAATTTTCAGCAGCGGTGACAGAATTCGCAGAGCTTCCTTATGTAGGAACAGCTTTGACGTTTCAGATGTGCATTGGATTTTTAATCACCATTTTTTCGATCAATTTGATTCCAGTCGTGCAAAGCATTATCGGCTGGAAATGGGTATTTGCCTTACTGAGCATCGGTCCTGTATTCGGTATAATTTCCATGATGAAATTCCGAACTTACGAAATAGAAGCAGACAGTAAGTAG
- a CDS encoding DUF6920 family protein: MKKKAAPGAKSNRAITKRMTAEMTESLPLPVKNWLHAIGAVGHEQINNVSLKQSGWIKLKPEQKAWTASEAKQISFTDPPAFRWSVKMKMGKGLFVTGKDSFEEGKASMRIKIAGILPISKSVDNEKTNQSALQRYLMEMAWYPSAVFSPLLSWERVDAHTAKATITYRELTGSATYFFNEQSELLRVEAWRYKDSGKDALPLLCIGTVIEQQLVDGLTVPVKMEVSWVLEGGTFTWYKFDAQDIRFNAINERIF, from the coding sequence ATGAAGAAGAAAGCTGCACCCGGTGCAAAATCCAATCGTGCCATAACCAAGAGAATGACAGCGGAAATGACTGAGTCGCTCCCGCTACCCGTGAAAAATTGGCTTCACGCAATTGGTGCTGTCGGCCACGAACAAATCAATAATGTCAGTCTCAAACAATCGGGTTGGATAAAACTGAAGCCGGAGCAAAAAGCATGGACCGCATCTGAAGCGAAGCAAATCAGCTTTACGGATCCGCCTGCATTTCGCTGGTCAGTGAAGATGAAAATGGGGAAAGGATTATTTGTAACGGGCAAAGACAGCTTCGAGGAAGGCAAGGCCAGCATGCGCATCAAAATAGCCGGCATTCTTCCAATTTCCAAATCAGTTGACAATGAAAAGACCAATCAGTCGGCGCTGCAGCGTTACTTGATGGAGATGGCTTGGTATCCATCAGCTGTCTTCAGTCCACTCCTTTCATGGGAGAGAGTAGATGCGCACACAGCGAAAGCGACAATAACATACAGAGAGCTGACGGGCTCCGCTACTTATTTTTTCAACGAACAAAGCGAATTGCTGAGAGTGGAAGCGTGGCGCTACAAAGACAGCGGAAAAGACGCGCTTCCGCTGTTGTGTATCGGCACCGTTATAGAACAGCAGCTGGTTGACGGCTTGACGGTTCCGGTAAAAATGGAAGTCAGCTGGGTGCTGGAGGGTGGAACATTTACCTGGTATAAATTCGATGCGCAGGATATCCGGTTTAATGCAATAAATGAGCGCATTTTCTGA
- a CDS encoding AAA domain-containing protein: MTAKKVTATLKAWHLVEAVTPSQVPDRGNELSKSLFKDEEYRAAVESALIDGYTWQAVQLKDEQAFGSQSHYYMNCFEQSKLVRFLRDHFKSKEEIINEDSSMLFSFVFSVDHKGKYIADSLFVPIVMFLIKKLNDSSTVDYDLLQANYDSQMSLFKEQTEAAFLNGINEQSLREVKRLYSELFGEIGNADRFYIETEVKKIKSLKSKMNFNSFYLKDLQQILEKDSNETIRQFIEGADKKVDIDENRKYIEHTLQPKFLPAGRWLSPVEHRLSLMQQVAVNQIMNNGQNIDSVNGPPGTGKTTLLKEIFANVVVNRALEMAKLQDPKQGFTFEKKVTFDDPYSFSISILNEELTNFSMVVASSNNGAVENISKELPQKEEAIRSPNEERSFPEYEKVYADTANQLAFFPETAEKMLGKDEEAWGLFSGALGKSGNISDFSKVLMGSKDDPDRLISQLQKTAAKSSTRDWQQAVEEFQGLHASIEEKKSKLQKLAEQFGQFEIEQTKLLELKAKVEENAHEELAVAENMKQLEINRELTESELAILPNLPFFQKMLGKKDVKRDEIKKELVQYLGELKTLHSRQFAIQQQRNDLQDQQQQLEEQQQSFFEKLSYYEKQGLVLPTEEYWQGHTEAYEKRQKATIWLTDELNFERGLLFLKAMKLHKLFLAFNYVTVKDAIRLLMSRNKLNLNDEDHVRYLKNMWNIIHLITPVVSTTFASLSSMYRGIDKDFIHYLFIDEAGQASPQQAAGALWRSRKAIVVGDPIQIEPVVTIDQTILTDIRKHYKLEEDFIGNGASVQSLADRANPTGTWKISGDWIGTPLWVHRRCLDPMFSIANEIAYEGKMVIVKKEIGQVGWYDCSGKAINRQYVKEQGELIAELIAGHWSAENKEPTIFVITPFTAVKDGLKTAVRRKLKALSIEPQKITDWIEKSIGTVHTFQGKEAEIVYFVAGTDADSDGAAQWSCSKPNLLNVAVTRAKKEFYIVADYQRFATKTHYETIAKYIAVKKRLFTKTCT, translated from the coding sequence ATGACTGCAAAGAAAGTAACTGCAACATTAAAAGCCTGGCATTTAGTAGAGGCGGTTACCCCCAGCCAAGTGCCAGACAGAGGAAATGAATTAAGCAAGTCGTTGTTTAAAGATGAGGAATACAGAGCTGCTGTAGAATCTGCTTTAATTGATGGTTATACATGGCAAGCTGTTCAACTAAAAGATGAGCAGGCATTTGGATCACAATCTCATTATTACATGAACTGCTTTGAGCAAAGCAAGTTGGTTCGATTCCTGCGCGATCATTTTAAAAGCAAGGAAGAAATCATTAATGAAGATTCATCCATGTTATTCAGCTTTGTCTTTTCTGTAGACCACAAAGGCAAGTACATTGCCGACTCGTTGTTTGTCCCTATCGTCATGTTTCTTATTAAAAAATTGAATGACAGCTCGACTGTGGATTATGATTTGCTTCAAGCCAATTACGACTCTCAAATGAGCTTGTTTAAAGAGCAGACGGAAGCGGCCTTTCTAAATGGGATCAACGAACAATCTCTGCGTGAAGTTAAACGGCTTTACAGCGAATTGTTTGGAGAAATAGGGAATGCAGATCGTTTTTACATAGAAACAGAGGTAAAGAAAATAAAAAGCTTAAAAAGTAAAATGAACTTTAATAGCTTTTATTTGAAGGATTTGCAGCAAATTCTTGAAAAAGATAGCAACGAGACCATCCGGCAGTTTATTGAAGGTGCCGATAAAAAAGTAGATATAGATGAAAATCGCAAATACATTGAACACACATTACAACCAAAATTTCTGCCAGCTGGCAGATGGCTGTCGCCGGTAGAACATCGTCTGTCATTGATGCAGCAAGTAGCTGTTAATCAAATCATGAATAATGGGCAAAATATTGATTCGGTCAATGGGCCGCCGGGAACTGGGAAGACTACCTTACTTAAAGAGATATTCGCAAATGTTGTCGTTAACCGAGCGTTAGAAATGGCCAAGCTCCAAGACCCAAAGCAGGGATTTACATTTGAAAAAAAGGTTACTTTTGATGATCCCTATTCATTCTCTATATCCATTTTAAATGAGGAATTAACGAATTTCTCCATGGTAGTTGCATCAAGCAATAATGGAGCAGTTGAGAACATTTCAAAAGAGCTGCCGCAGAAAGAGGAAGCAATTCGCTCGCCAAACGAAGAAAGAAGTTTTCCGGAATACGAAAAAGTATATGCAGATACAGCAAACCAATTGGCATTTTTCCCAGAGACAGCAGAAAAGATGCTTGGCAAAGATGAAGAAGCTTGGGGATTGTTTTCGGGAGCGCTTGGCAAAAGTGGAAATATTAGTGATTTCAGTAAAGTGCTTATGGGATCGAAAGACGATCCAGACAGACTAATCAGCCAGTTACAAAAAACTGCTGCGAAAAGCAGTACCAGAGACTGGCAGCAGGCAGTAGAGGAATTCCAGGGACTGCATGCATCGATTGAAGAAAAAAAGTCGAAGCTACAGAAACTAGCTGAACAGTTCGGCCAGTTTGAAATTGAACAAACCAAATTACTGGAGCTGAAAGCAAAAGTCGAAGAAAACGCACACGAAGAACTTGCAGTTGCAGAAAACATGAAGCAATTGGAAATCAACCGAGAGTTAACGGAAAGTGAATTAGCGATTTTGCCAAATCTTCCATTTTTCCAAAAGATGCTTGGCAAAAAAGATGTAAAAAGAGATGAAATCAAAAAAGAACTTGTTCAATACTTGGGTGAATTGAAAACCTTGCATTCCAGACAGTTTGCAATTCAGCAACAGCGAAATGACTTGCAGGACCAACAACAGCAACTCGAAGAGCAACAGCAATCTTTTTTTGAGAAACTTTCTTACTATGAAAAACAAGGACTTGTGCTGCCGACTGAAGAATATTGGCAGGGGCATACTGAGGCCTATGAAAAAAGGCAGAAAGCGACAATTTGGCTGACAGATGAGCTGAATTTTGAACGGGGCTTGTTGTTCCTGAAAGCGATGAAACTGCATAAATTATTTTTGGCGTTTAATTATGTGACTGTAAAGGATGCCATCCGCTTGTTAATGTCGCGAAACAAACTAAATTTAAATGATGAAGATCATGTCCGTTACCTTAAAAATATGTGGAACATCATTCATTTGATCACGCCGGTCGTGAGCACAACTTTCGCAAGCTTATCATCTATGTATCGCGGAATAGACAAGGATTTTATCCACTATCTATTCATTGACGAAGCAGGGCAGGCAAGTCCACAACAGGCAGCGGGTGCTTTATGGAGATCACGAAAAGCCATAGTAGTTGGAGATCCAATTCAAATTGAGCCGGTAGTTACGATAGATCAGACGATTTTAACGGATATCCGGAAGCATTATAAGCTGGAAGAGGACTTTATCGGCAACGGTGCTTCTGTTCAAAGTTTAGCGGATCGTGCAAACCCGACTGGCACATGGAAAATTAGTGGAGACTGGATCGGAACACCATTATGGGTCCATCGCCGTTGCCTTGATCCGATGTTTTCCATCGCCAATGAAATTGCCTATGAAGGGAAGATGGTAATAGTGAAAAAAGAAATAGGACAAGTTGGTTGGTATGACTGTTCAGGAAAAGCTATTAACCGTCAATACGTCAAAGAACAAGGTGAATTGATTGCAGAGCTGATCGCTGGACATTGGTCAGCAGAAAACAAAGAGCCAACTATTTTTGTTATTACGCCATTTACTGCGGTCAAAGATGGCTTGAAAACAGCTGTTCGCAGAAAACTGAAAGCACTATCTATCGAGCCACAAAAAATCACTGATTGGATAGAAAAATCCATCGGTACGGTCCATACTTTCCAAGGAAAAGAAGCGGAAATCGTTTATTTTGTTGCAGGAACTGATGCTGATAGTGACGGAGCTGCTCAATGGTCATGCTCAAAACCGAATTTACTGAATGTCGCTGTAACGCGTGCGAAAAAAGAATTTTACATCGTTGCAGACTATCAGCGCTTTGCCACTAAAACGCATTATGAAACCATTGCGAAATATATAGCAGTAAAAAAAAGGCTCTTCACCAAAACATGTACTTGA
- a CDS encoding ISL3 family transposase gives MHTHFTNFLLNIKELSVSEVQKVEADVWIQVQPTDRLQACPQCQGTEVIRKGCAYQRKVRHLSAFGCRVFLFLPAIRLMCKQCDVSFVWQYGCVAPGRRYTKQFEASLPRQVIGATVTHAAKQTQTPATTVERVFKQWMETESAHVQGTCQEQALNSSQLVLGIDDFAIRKGHTYNTGIHDLRGGTFLDIIPGRRLDELRAYDQVNPKWRDLQPAAVVMDLATGYHTFIKELYPSAIRIADRFHVNRYVTEALQVVRKRVEKELASRARHQLKQHHRILGKRADQLSEKENKLVSQFLQYSEVLRKVYEWKEAFITWYDCSASHSLAEKGYARWLEQGEQIEHFAVQNCLKTMKNWRKEICNYHHLRFTNAAVEGRNNKIKALQRRHYFTRNPKHYKQRILLECNEELLRC, from the coding sequence ATGCACACTCATTTTACCAATTTTCTTCTTAATATAAAAGAACTTTCGGTTTCAGAAGTCCAAAAAGTGGAGGCCGACGTTTGGATTCAGGTCCAGCCGACCGACCGCCTCCAAGCGTGTCCGCAATGCCAGGGAACAGAGGTCATCCGGAAAGGCTGTGCTTATCAGCGGAAAGTACGCCATCTTTCTGCTTTTGGCTGCCGTGTCTTTCTCTTTCTTCCGGCCATCCGGTTGATGTGTAAACAGTGCGACGTTTCATTTGTCTGGCAATATGGGTGCGTCGCGCCTGGGAGACGGTATACAAAACAGTTTGAAGCTTCTCTCCCGCGTCAGGTGATCGGCGCAACCGTGACCCACGCAGCGAAACAGACACAAACACCGGCTACGACCGTGGAACGTGTGTTCAAACAATGGATGGAAACGGAAAGTGCACATGTCCAGGGCACTTGCCAGGAACAGGCTCTAAACAGCAGCCAGTTGGTTTTGGGCATCGATGATTTCGCAATTCGGAAAGGCCATACGTATAATACCGGGATTCATGATTTGCGCGGCGGAACGTTCCTGGACATCATTCCGGGTCGAAGACTGGATGAACTGCGGGCTTATGACCAAGTGAATCCGAAATGGCGCGACCTTCAACCGGCGGCCGTCGTCATGGATCTGGCAACAGGCTACCACACGTTCATCAAGGAACTGTATCCGTCGGCGATCCGGATTGCCGATCGGTTTCACGTCAATCGCTACGTAACGGAAGCGCTGCAAGTGGTTCGGAAACGGGTCGAGAAAGAGCTTGCTTCCCGCGCCCGTCATCAATTGAAGCAGCATCACCGAATCCTCGGGAAACGGGCGGATCAACTGTCCGAAAAGGAAAACAAATTGGTTAGCCAATTCCTTCAGTATTCAGAGGTTTTACGGAAAGTCTACGAATGGAAAGAAGCATTTATCACTTGGTACGACTGCAGTGCCAGTCATTCTTTGGCTGAAAAAGGATATGCACGATGGCTGGAACAAGGGGAACAAATCGAACATTTCGCTGTACAGAATTGCCTGAAAACCATGAAAAACTGGCGGAAAGAAATCTGTAATTACCACCATCTCCGCTTCACGAATGCGGCGGTGGAAGGACGGAACAACAAAATCAAGGCCCTGCAGCGTCGACATTACTTCACGCGGAATCCCAAGCACTATAAACAACGGATTCTGCTGGAATGTAACGAAGAACTTTTACGGTGTTAA
- a CDS encoding bifunctional homocysteine S-methyltransferase/methylenetetrahydrofolate reductase, protein MGLLDELKTKILTADGGMGTLLYSYGIEYCNEELNLQRPEIIEKIHQDYITAGADIIQTNTYGANAFKLARYGLEEQVADINKAAIEIAKRAAAPGGQFVFGTIGGIRGIRKSDATLQEIIAMVDQQASHLLAGNPDGLLLETYYDFEELAATVKQLKGITDTPLIAQVSMHDPGILQNGMSLNDALHQLEALGADIVGVNCRLGPHHTIQAFEEVTLPETAFLSAYPNASLLDVEDGRIVYESEADYFGRAALLLREEGVRLIGGCCGTTPKHIEAVKKHLGNLPPIFHKEVTARKPIVIREAEALEVKPLHEKAKTERTIIVELDTPRHLDITKFMEGSVALNEAGVDAVTMADNSLASPRISNMAMGSILKHTENIRPLAHITCRDRNLIGLQSHLMGLDALGMHDILAVTGDPTKVGDFPGATSVYDVSSMELIQLIKKLNEGISFSGKPLRKKANFSVAAAFNPNVRVLDRAVARLEKKIESGADYFISQPVYTKEKIIEIHEATKHLETPIFIGVMPLTSIRSAEFLHNEVPGIKLSDDALERMRTCGEDKDRATVEGIQIAKELIDTAAELFHGIYLITPFVRYDMTVELIRYIRQLDQQKESDRSHAQTSY, encoded by the coding sequence ATGGGCTTATTGGATGAACTGAAGACTAAAATTTTAACGGCGGACGGTGGCATGGGAACCTTGCTGTATTCTTACGGAATCGAGTATTGCAACGAGGAATTGAATTTGCAACGCCCCGAAATCATCGAGAAGATCCATCAAGATTACATTACAGCCGGAGCAGATATCATCCAAACGAATACTTACGGAGCGAACGCATTCAAACTTGCCCGTTACGGACTAGAAGAGCAAGTCGCAGACATCAACAAAGCTGCTATTGAAATCGCTAAACGCGCAGCGGCACCGGGTGGTCAATTTGTCTTTGGAACGATCGGCGGCATCCGAGGAATTCGTAAAAGTGACGCTACCTTGCAGGAAATCATTGCGATGGTTGACCAGCAAGCCAGTCATTTGCTTGCCGGAAACCCAGACGGATTGTTACTGGAAACCTATTACGATTTTGAAGAGTTGGCGGCAACCGTTAAACAGTTGAAAGGCATCACAGACACGCCATTAATTGCACAAGTATCGATGCATGACCCAGGCATCCTGCAAAATGGCATGTCTTTGAATGATGCCTTGCATCAATTGGAGGCACTCGGAGCCGATATTGTCGGAGTCAATTGCCGTCTTGGGCCACACCACACCATCCAAGCTTTTGAAGAAGTCACTTTGCCTGAAACAGCTTTTCTTTCTGCCTACCCAAATGCCAGCTTGCTGGATGTGGAAGATGGCCGGATCGTCTATGAATCGGAAGCAGATTATTTCGGACGCGCTGCTTTGCTATTGAGAGAAGAAGGCGTTCGTTTGATCGGCGGTTGCTGTGGCACAACACCGAAGCACATCGAAGCGGTGAAAAAGCATCTCGGCAATTTGCCACCAATCTTCCATAAAGAAGTAACAGCCAGAAAACCGATTGTCATCCGTGAAGCGGAAGCGTTGGAGGTTAAGCCGCTCCACGAAAAAGCAAAAACGGAACGAACCATCATTGTGGAATTGGATACGCCACGCCATTTGGACATCACTAAATTTATGGAAGGATCTGTTGCTTTAAACGAAGCAGGAGTCGATGCCGTGACCATGGCGGACAATTCGCTGGCGTCGCCGCGCATCAGCAATATGGCAATGGGCTCAATCCTCAAGCATACGGAAAACATTCGACCGCTAGCCCATATCACTTGTCGCGATCGTAACCTGATTGGCCTGCAATCGCATTTGATGGGGCTTGATGCGCTCGGTATGCATGATATACTCGCCGTGACGGGCGATCCGACCAAAGTCGGTGATTTCCCGGGAGCGACCAGCGTCTATGACGTATCGAGTATGGAATTAATCCAATTGATTAAAAAGCTAAATGAAGGTATTTCATTTTCCGGCAAGCCGCTGCGGAAAAAAGCCAACTTCTCGGTCGCTGCGGCATTCAATCCGAATGTCCGTGTACTAGACCGGGCAGTTGCAAGGCTTGAAAAGAAAATCGAAAGCGGTGCGGATTATTTTATCTCGCAGCCGGTTTATACCAAAGAAAAAATCATCGAAATCCACGAAGCGACCAAACATCTGGAAACACCGATTTTCATTGGTGTGATGCCGTTGACCAGTATTCGCAGTGCGGAATTCCTGCACAACGAAGTGCCGGGCATCAAGCTGTCGGACGATGCGCTCGAACGCATGCGTACGTGCGGCGAAGACAAAGACCGCGCAACAGTGGAAGGCATCCAAATCGCGAAAGAATTGATTGATACGGCGGCGGAGCTGTTCCACGGCATTTACCTAATCACTCCGTTCGTCCGTTACGATATGACCGTTGAATTGATCCGTTACATCCGACAACTAGATCAACAGAAAGAGAGCGATCGCAGCCATGCCCAAACATCTTATTGA